A genome region from Nitrospinota bacterium includes the following:
- a CDS encoding NAD(P)/FAD-dependent oxidoreductase codes for MLQDGEKGVVLQRDKKTYAVAPHIPCGVVDPAALRKIADVAEKYNAEALKITSATRIAIVGLKEEDIDDVWKDLGMSPGAAVGLCVRSIKACPGTTFCKKGMQDSLGVGLKLDKKYHGLELPGKFKMGVSGCIIQCAETCIKDIGLVGTNKGWSVFVGGNGGVLPRLSKELAKDLPEEEAISLVEKIIQYYKTNASKNQRLGSMIDKMGFEKFKADVLK; via the coding sequence ATGCTTCAGGATGGAGAAAAGGGTGTTGTCCTACAGCGAGACAAGAAAACATATGCAGTAGCTCCACATATCCCATGCGGAGTGGTGGATCCTGCTGCTCTTCGAAAAATCGCTGATGTAGCAGAGAAATACAATGCAGAGGCATTAAAAATTACAAGCGCAACCAGAATCGCAATCGTAGGCCTCAAAGAAGAAGACATCGATGATGTCTGGAAAGACCTTGGCATGTCTCCTGGTGCAGCCGTTGGTCTTTGTGTCAGGAGTATTAAGGCGTGTCCAGGAACCACATTCTGCAAGAAAGGCATGCAGGATAGCCTCGGCGTTGGGCTGAAACTCGACAAAAAGTATCATGGATTGGAATTGCCTGGAAAATTTAAGATGGGAGTGAGCGGATGTATTATTCAGTGTGCAGAAACCTGCATAAAGGATATTGGGCTTGTCGGTACAAATAAGGGTTGGTCAGTCTTTGTGGGTGGTAATGGTGGGGTCCTCCCCAGGCTCTCAAAGGAACTGGCAAAGGATCTTCCAGAAGAAGAAGCAATTTCCCTCGTCGAGAAAATCATACAGTATTACAAAACGAACGCCAGCAAGAATCAGAGACTGGGTTCTATGATTGATAAAATGGGTTTTGAAAAGTTCAAAGCAGATGTGTTGAAGTAA
- a CDS encoding PilZ domain-containing protein, with protein MMIQVERRRAPRTVLSSACVNLYSQKAPDEKEIRGRICDISRVGTKFSSNRPYRVKSNINLELLLPNFIPFTSVSGRVVRCETKAADEFHTAVEFEDDLHRQYLVENYIKVMKSWENSFE; from the coding sequence ATGATGATACAAGTAGAGAGACGTCGAGCACCAAGAACCGTTCTCAGTTCTGCCTGCGTTAATTTATATTCGCAAAAGGCCCCAGATGAAAAAGAAATCAGGGGCAGAATCTGTGATATTTCACGTGTGGGAACAAAATTTAGTTCTAACAGACCCTATAGAGTAAAATCGAACATTAATTTAGAACTTTTACTGCCAAACTTTATCCCCTTTACCAGTGTTTCTGGCAGGGTGGTGAGGTGTGAAACAAAGGCAGCTGATGAATTCCACACTGCAGTAGAATTTGAAGATGACCTTCACCGACAATATCTCGTAGAAAATTACATAAAAGTGATGAAATCGTGGGAAAACTCTTTTGAATAA
- a CDS encoding mandelate racemase/muconate lactonizing enzyme family protein yields MKIAKVEAIPIKQELKEPFGNAQGWTTARQYLIVKITADDGSFGYGECWGPVAGNHQVVEKIIAPMLVGEDPHNNAVLWEKIQFKLRWAYHSFSPYSALSGVDIALWDLKGKLMEAPISTLLGGKFRNKVFAYATGHYFRKVETLKQQIAIITEEAQTHLSKGFHMLKLKIGLSLLGWGHKEDIQLIEAFRDTVGDNIEFMVDANCAYAIPEALMVGRACERLGVYWFEEPLPPHDYDGYSFLSAKLDVPVAGGEGWAMLSEFHEVFKRRAVSYAQPDVCSAGGITEVLRIASLARALNIDCIPHVWGTPIAIAASLHVLASIPGKALLEFDQSDNPIREHLLEEPFRVDKGYVSVPTEPGLGIKINEEMLEKFRTDK; encoded by the coding sequence ATGAAAATAGCAAAAGTTGAGGCCATTCCTATAAAGCAAGAGCTGAAGGAACCCTTTGGAAATGCCCAAGGCTGGACAACTGCAAGACAATACCTTATCGTTAAAATTACGGCTGATGACGGTTCTTTTGGGTATGGAGAGTGTTGGGGACCTGTGGCGGGAAACCATCAGGTCGTCGAGAAGATAATAGCTCCCATGCTTGTGGGAGAAGACCCTCATAACAACGCTGTTCTCTGGGAGAAAATCCAGTTTAAGCTTCGCTGGGCCTATCATTCTTTCTCTCCATATTCAGCCCTCAGCGGTGTTGATATTGCCCTTTGGGATCTCAAAGGCAAATTGATGGAAGCCCCCATAAGCACACTCCTTGGAGGGAAGTTCCGCAATAAGGTTTTCGCTTATGCCACGGGACATTATTTCAGAAAAGTAGAAACATTGAAGCAGCAAATAGCCATCATTACTGAAGAGGCACAGACCCATCTGTCAAAGGGTTTCCATATGCTAAAGTTAAAAATCGGCCTTTCCCTTCTTGGATGGGGGCATAAAGAAGATATTCAATTGATCGAGGCATTTAGAGATACAGTGGGTGATAACATAGAATTCATGGTCGATGCGAACTGCGCCTATGCCATTCCAGAGGCTCTCATGGTGGGACGCGCCTGTGAGCGACTCGGCGTATACTGGTTTGAAGAACCCCTCCCTCCCCATGATTATGATGGTTACTCTTTTCTCAGCGCCAAACTTGATGTGCCTGTTGCGGGTGGCGAAGGCTGGGCCATGCTGAGCGAATTCCACGAGGTTTTCAAACGACGAGCTGTGAGTTATGCCCAACCTGATGTGTGCTCTGCTGGTGGAATAACAGAGGTTCTAAGAATAGCATCTCTTGCGAGGGCATTGAATATCGATTGCATACCTCATGTTTGGGGAACGCCCATAGCGATTGCCGCTTCCCTCCATGTTCTCGCTAGCATACCGGGGAAGGCCTTACTGGAATTTGACCAATCAGATAATCCAATCAGGGAGCATCTTTTGGAAGAGCCTTTTAGGGTTGATAAGGGATATGTTTCGGTACCCACTGAACCCGGGCTTGGGATAAAGATTAATGAAGAAATGTTAGAAAAATTCAGAACTGACAAATAG
- a CDS encoding tripartite tricarboxylate transporter permease, protein MLDSLAIGLQHIFTIKVLLMIVAGLFGGLITGALPGLTATMAVALLVPFTFAMDPTEGLIVLGAIYMACIYGGSFSAILVNTPGTPSSIGTTFDGYPMAKKGEGERAILIATFASVYGGIIGVIFLLFLSPPLASVALKFGPPEYFWMAIFGVTIIASLASKNVIKGFVGGAIGLLISTIGIAPIGGDVRFTAGFPELQGGIELIVALIGFFCIPEALTMIGQRDKKYHLAETGKVRGIFFKTFKEVMKKQGNLFRSSVLGTFIGILPGAGGNIANLVAYNEAVRVSKNPERFGTGIPDGIIATESSNNAVVGGGMIPLITLGIPGAPPDAVLYGVLLLHGLRPGPELFTTHSKVIYTFILSLFVATILMLPVGVICGRLLHRTVVRLPIRFLAPIIFFLTIIGSYSIRNNIMDVYIMLTLGVLGYILKRLEFHPGPIVLGLILGPIGEMGFVQALLMGQMLPNKWMIFFNRPLSWALIIMSLLSLFWPLVAKRLAKGWKIKEV, encoded by the coding sequence GTGTTAGATTCTCTTGCAATTGGCTTGCAGCATATATTTACAATCAAAGTTCTTTTGATGATCGTTGCCGGCCTTTTCGGCGGTTTGATCACAGGAGCATTGCCAGGGCTGACCGCTACCATGGCGGTAGCCCTGCTTGTCCCTTTCACTTTTGCAATGGATCCCACAGAGGGGCTTATTGTGCTCGGGGCTATTTACATGGCCTGTATTTATGGAGGTTCCTTTTCGGCCATTCTCGTTAATACACCGGGAACCCCCTCATCGATTGGAACCACTTTTGACGGATATCCCATGGCCAAGAAGGGTGAAGGAGAAAGGGCCATTCTTATAGCTACCTTTGCATCAGTTTATGGCGGAATTATTGGCGTGATTTTTTTGCTTTTTCTCTCCCCACCCCTGGCCAGTGTCGCTCTCAAATTCGGTCCCCCCGAATACTTTTGGATGGCGATTTTTGGAGTTACCATTATTGCTTCCCTTGCATCCAAAAACGTCATCAAGGGCTTTGTCGGAGGGGCAATCGGCCTTTTGATCAGCACCATAGGCATTGCTCCCATTGGTGGAGATGTGCGATTTACGGCCGGTTTTCCCGAGCTTCAAGGTGGTATCGAACTGATCGTGGCGCTCATCGGCTTTTTCTGTATTCCCGAAGCCCTGACAATGATCGGCCAGCGAGATAAGAAATATCATCTGGCAGAGACCGGAAAGGTAAGGGGAATTTTCTTTAAGACATTCAAAGAGGTAATGAAGAAGCAGGGGAATCTCTTCAGATCATCGGTTTTGGGAACGTTTATCGGTATTCTTCCTGGAGCCGGAGGAAATATTGCCAATCTTGTTGCCTACAATGAGGCCGTGAGGGTTTCAAAAAACCCGGAAAGATTTGGCACGGGAATCCCTGACGGTATTATTGCTACTGAATCCTCCAATAATGCGGTTGTAGGCGGCGGAATGATTCCGCTGATTACTCTTGGGATCCCAGGAGCGCCGCCAGATGCGGTCCTCTATGGAGTCCTTTTATTGCATGGTCTCAGGCCAGGGCCGGAACTCTTCACGACCCACTCAAAAGTGATTTACACCTTTATTCTTTCTCTTTTTGTCGCCACTATACTTATGCTCCCTGTAGGCGTAATCTGCGGAAGGCTCTTACACCGAACCGTGGTCCGGCTCCCTATCCGTTTTCTTGCACCTATCATATTTTTCCTAACCATTATTGGTTCATACTCCATTCGAAACAATATCATGGATGTTTATATTATGCTGACCCTTGGTGTGCTCGGTTATATATTGAAACGACTTGAATTCCATCCGGGGCCAATCGTCCTCGGTTTGATTTTAGGACCTATCGGAGAAATGGGGTTCGTACAGGCCCTTTTGATGGGGCAGATGTTGCCCAATAAATGGATGATCTTTTTTAACCGACCCCTCTCATGGGCACTGATCATCATGTCTTTGCTTTCGCTTTTCTGGCCCCTAGTAGCTAAAAGGTTAGCCAAGGGATGGAAGATAAAGGAGGTCTGA
- a CDS encoding tripartite tricarboxylate transporter TctB family protein: protein MTKIDRISATAFILIALVFWSQTGHLQYNGYIFPRFIIIMFAVFSVIMFIQPSFVKEGKKEQTDIKDNLKYITVVIALALLWIGLLDVLGFIVSSVVSLTILTTILEHHPPALARMTFTTAVYILLLIVFWFIFHKLLLVPLPTGYFI from the coding sequence ATGACAAAAATTGATCGAATCTCAGCAACTGCCTTCATCTTGATTGCCCTGGTTTTTTGGTCTCAGACAGGGCATCTGCAATACAATGGTTACATATTTCCTCGGTTTATTATTATTATGTTTGCCGTGTTTTCTGTTATCATGTTCATCCAGCCCTCTTTTGTAAAAGAGGGCAAGAAAGAGCAAACAGACATAAAGGATAATTTAAAATACATAACTGTGGTAATCGCTTTGGCCCTTTTGTGGATCGGTCTTTTAGATGTCCTGGGATTTATTGTATCGAGCGTTGTCTCTTTAACAATACTAACAACCATTCTCGAACACCACCCCCCAGCATTGGCGAGGATGACATTTACCACTGCGGTATATATATTACTCCTTATTGTTTTCTGGTTTATCTTCCACAAATTATTGTTGGTCCCTTTACCAACAGGGTATTTTATCTGA
- a CDS encoding PilZ domain-containing protein: MGEIERRRAPRINLDYAMVDVCPEKVVSEDVFRGKVFNISTVGVKFTSFEPYKPNSKVYVRLLLPNNDLSSDDSFIEIPGRVVRCEQIGNEGYYIAVELKEDSIQQSIIDDFIKLMKKRDKYIISNDGDIEGFR, encoded by the coding sequence ATGGGAGAAATAGAGAGGCGTCGAGCACCAAGAATCAATTTAGACTACGCCATGGTTGATGTATGTCCAGAAAAGGTAGTAAGCGAAGATGTCTTTAGAGGAAAAGTCTTTAATATTTCTACTGTAGGAGTTAAATTTACTTCTTTCGAACCCTACAAGCCTAACTCAAAGGTTTATGTAAGGCTTTTGCTACCCAATAATGATCTATCGAGCGATGATTCTTTTATAGAGATTCCTGGCAGGGTAGTCCGCTGTGAACAGATAGGTAACGAGGGGTACTATATTGCTGTGGAGCTTAAGGAAGATTCTATTCAACAATCTATAATTGATGATTTTATCAAATTGATGAAAAAGCGGGATAAGTATATTATTTCAAATGATGGTGATATTGAAGGTTTTCGTTAA
- a CDS encoding PilZ domain-containing protein — translation MKTIEQKERRREKRATLGCMTVNVYLKNVQNKADFVGRICDISPLGVKFVSDKSYPKDSIIYLGITLSSLGSMIYLAGKIVRCEKKKEKEHHIAVEILGDYLLQSFIREYISSKKAT, via the coding sequence ATGAAGACAATAGAACAAAAAGAGAGACGAAGAGAAAAAAGAGCGACTTTAGGATGTATGACAGTTAATGTTTATTTGAAAAATGTACAGAACAAAGCAGATTTCGTAGGAAGAATCTGTGATATTTCTCCTTTAGGAGTAAAATTTGTCTCTGACAAATCCTATCCAAAAGACTCGATAATCTATCTGGGTATCACCTTATCGTCATTAGGTTCGATGATATACCTTGCTGGCAAAATTGTGCGTTGTGAGAAGAAGAAGGAAAAAGAGCATCATATTGCTGTAGAAATTCTGGGCGATTATCTTCTCCAATCTTTTATCAGAGAATATATATCAAGCAAGAAAGCTACATAA
- a CDS encoding tartrate dehydrogenase, with amino-acid sequence MYRIAVIPGDGIGKEVMPESIRVLEAVGKRFGIKFEWQSFPWGCEYYMSKGEMMPKNGLDILKNFDAILLGAVGFPGVPDHVSLWGLLIPIRRTFQQYVNLRPVRLLKGITSPLRDKKESDIDFYVVRENNEGEYSNVGGMMYPGTEQEMVIQESIFTRRGVEKVMRFSFELTKTRTHKHLTSATKSNGIIYTMPYWDKIFKELSKEYPEVKTDQYHIDGLTTKLVLEPERFDVIVASNLLGDIISDLGPALAGSLGIAPSANLNPEKDYPSMFEPVHGSAPDIFGKGIANPIGQIWSGAMMLDHLGHAEAASVIEESFEKVIADKNKRTPDLGGKATTEEIGRAIAETVSVS; translated from the coding sequence ATGTATAGGATAGCGGTTATCCCCGGAGACGGAATCGGCAAAGAGGTGATGCCAGAAAGCATAAGGGTTCTCGAAGCTGTCGGCAAAAGATTTGGTATTAAGTTCGAATGGCAAAGTTTCCCGTGGGGATGTGAGTATTACATGTCGAAGGGTGAGATGATGCCAAAAAATGGTCTGGATATTTTAAAAAATTTTGATGCCATTCTTTTAGGAGCTGTTGGTTTTCCAGGAGTTCCAGACCACGTATCATTATGGGGACTGCTCATTCCAATAAGGCGTACTTTTCAGCAATATGTAAACCTAAGACCTGTTAGACTCCTAAAGGGCATAACGAGTCCCTTGAGGGACAAAAAGGAGAGTGATATAGATTTTTACGTTGTAAGGGAAAATAACGAAGGAGAATACTCTAATGTCGGCGGAATGATGTACCCCGGGACTGAGCAGGAGATGGTTATTCAGGAGTCTATCTTTACCCGCCGGGGTGTTGAGAAGGTTATGAGATTTTCCTTTGAATTGACCAAAACTCGAACCCATAAACACCTTACCTCGGCTACCAAATCGAATGGAATTATCTATACCATGCCCTACTGGGATAAAATATTTAAAGAGCTTTCCAAAGAATATCCTGAAGTGAAAACCGATCAGTATCATATTGACGGACTTACCACCAAACTCGTTCTCGAGCCAGAGCGTTTTGACGTCATTGTTGCAAGTAATCTGCTTGGCGATATTATTTCAGACCTTGGTCCAGCACTAGCGGGAAGTTTGGGTATTGCCCCGTCTGCAAACCTGAATCCTGAAAAGGATTACCCTTCGATGTTTGAGCCGGTGCACGGTTCTGCTCCAGATATCTTTGGAAAGGGAATAGCAAATCCAATAGGACAGATATGGTCTGGGGCTATGATGCTTGATCATCTCGGGCACGCAGAAGCAGCAAGTGTTATTGAAGAGTCTTTTGAAAAGGTTATTGCCGATAAAAATAAAAGAACCCCTGACCTTGGAGGAAAGGCAACAACCGAAGAGATTGGCAGGGCTATCGCAGAAACCGTTTCTGTTTCTTAA
- a CDS encoding cytochrome c3 family protein, whose product MGKRHMFFHFLIFLSLATAVFLGVKSLQAIVGGGDITYSDTKNLAPVIFSHESHQKAKLQCTDCHTKIFEMKKGAAKKDNKDALAMKNLKEGKYCGACHNGKKAFTVDGDCTKCHKSK is encoded by the coding sequence ATGGGAAAACGGCATATGTTTTTTCATTTTTTAATCTTTCTGAGTCTGGCAACTGCGGTCTTTTTGGGTGTGAAATCGCTTCAGGCCATCGTAGGGGGCGGAGATATTACATACAGTGACACCAAAAATCTTGCACCTGTTATCTTCAGCCATGAAAGCCATCAAAAGGCTAAACTTCAATGCACCGACTGCCATACAAAGATTTTCGAGATGAAGAAGGGGGCTGCAAAAAAGGATAACAAAGATGCCTTAGCCATGAAGAATCTCAAAGAGGGGAAATACTGCGGGGCATGCCATAACGGCAAGAAGGCTTTTACCGTGGACGGAGATTGCACCAAGTGCCACAAAAGCAAATAA
- the thrC gene encoding threonine synthase, with amino-acid sequence MNDSKWRCDCGALLNIEFKPVFDLEKIKKRKPTLWRYREAIPLEDDANIVSFDEGFTPLVEIDFYGQSVFIKQDHLFPTGSYKDRGASVLISKVKEIGIRKVVEDSSGNAGAAIAAYCARAKIDCEIFVPKEVTPGKVAQIQLYGARLNRISGTREDTARRAIKAAEKSYYASHSWNPFFFQGTKTFAFEVCEQLDWKSPDTIILPVGNGTLLLGAYIGFNELLNAGIADKIPKIIAVQSENCAPLYRAFKENLEEIPKIDKKDTLAEGIAVAEPIRGKQIIEAVKKTKGDFIVVDDSEIKESLKEVCKKGYYIEPTSASTTAGIGKYLQDSDSGEMIVSVFTGHGLKTTEKMLKIVNE; translated from the coding sequence ATGAATGATTCAAAGTGGAGATGCGACTGCGGTGCCCTTTTGAATATTGAATTTAAGCCAGTTTTTGATTTAGAGAAAATCAAAAAAAGAAAGCCAACCTTGTGGCGCTACAGAGAAGCAATTCCACTTGAGGATGATGCAAATATCGTCTCTTTTGATGAAGGTTTTACCCCTTTAGTTGAAATAGATTTTTATGGCCAATCTGTTTTCATTAAACAGGACCACCTCTTCCCAACCGGATCCTATAAGGACAGGGGTGCTTCGGTTCTGATAAGTAAGGTTAAAGAAATAGGGATAAGAAAGGTTGTTGAGGATTCCTCAGGTAATGCTGGTGCTGCAATCGCTGCTTACTGTGCAAGAGCGAAGATTGATTGTGAGATCTTTGTTCCAAAGGAGGTAACTCCTGGAAAGGTGGCACAAATACAACTTTACGGCGCAAGGTTAAACAGGATTTCTGGAACGCGAGAGGATACAGCCCGAAGAGCCATAAAGGCAGCAGAAAAGAGCTACTATGCAAGCCATTCCTGGAACCCCTTCTTCTTTCAGGGAACAAAGACATTTGCATTTGAGGTCTGTGAACAGCTTGACTGGAAATCCCCTGATACCATTATCTTGCCTGTGGGAAATGGGACCCTCTTATTGGGAGCATACATTGGGTTTAATGAGCTTTTGAATGCTGGGATTGCTGATAAAATACCTAAAATCATTGCCGTTCAATCAGAAAATTGCGCCCCATTATACAGGGCTTTCAAAGAAAATTTAGAAGAGATTCCGAAAATAGATAAAAAAGATACCCTCGCTGAGGGAATCGCTGTGGCTGAGCCGATTAGAGGGAAACAGATCATTGAAGCGGTTAAAAAGACTAAAGGGGACTTTATTGTAGTTGATGATTCTGAAATCAAAGAGTCATTAAAAGAGGTTTGTAAAAAAGGATATTATATTGAACCTACCTCTGCTTCAACAACTGCAGGCATAGGAAAATACTTACAAGACTCAGATTCTGGTGAAATGATTGTTTCTGTATTTACAGGACATGGATTAAAGACGACCGAAAAGATGTTGAAAATAGTGAATGAATGA
- a CDS encoding PilZ domain-containing protein yields METIKQKERRRAPRKKMNDAFLDVFRKDEQYLKEYKGKICDLSTLGVKFISNKPQTMKSKIYIGLLLPNDDSLIYIPARVVRCEQKSAKKHHIALEFDENYCQQSLILEYMSIMT; encoded by the coding sequence ATGGAAACAATAAAGCAGAAAGAAAGGCGTCGGGCACCAAGAAAAAAAATGAATGATGCTTTTTTAGATGTATTTCGCAAAGATGAACAATATCTAAAAGAATATAAAGGAAAAATCTGTGATCTTTCTACTTTGGGGGTTAAATTTATTTCTAACAAGCCCCAAACAATGAAATCGAAGATTTATATTGGTCTTTTATTACCGAATGATGATTCTCTTATCTATATTCCTGCCAGGGTAGTAAGATGCGAACAGAAAAGTGCTAAGAAGCACCATATTGCCTTAGAATTCGATGAAAATTATTGTCAGCAATCTTTAATATTAGAATATATGAGCATTATGACTTAG
- a CDS encoding tripartite tricarboxylate transporter substrate binding protein — MKRLSFLVPFFTILVVIIFSAAVFAAYPDKPITYVICFNPGGESDITARIQQQPLEKVLGVPVVIVYKKGGGGAVGWSEMMRTKPDGYTIYGTNIPHTIVQPMTRGKAGYQTKKINNVYFFEFTPDILAVQKDSPIKTLKDFIEYAKKRPKLSIGGSGQPSANSLGAERFAQVTNLKLTYISFTGSGAAVPALLGGHVEALMTYTSMAAQYPDKIRAIAIAAEKRVKALPDVPTFKELGYDYIEGAYRGVAVPPGTPKNVRDVLEKAFEKVNYDPVVIKKMEDLGFIMEYYGEAKSKKLVEKLSVYYEQLLKDLGLLKK; from the coding sequence ATGAAAAGGCTTTCTTTCTTAGTTCCATTTTTCACAATACTGGTAGTAATAATCTTTTCAGCGGCGGTTTTTGCAGCATACCCAGACAAACCCATTACCTATGTTATCTGCTTCAATCCTGGTGGAGAATCTGATATCACCGCCCGCATTCAGCAACAACCCCTTGAAAAAGTCTTAGGAGTCCCCGTTGTCATTGTCTACAAAAAAGGCGGTGGTGGCGCTGTGGGATGGTCTGAGATGATGCGGACCAAACCAGACGGCTATACCATCTATGGGACTAACATACCTCATACGATTGTCCAGCCCATGACACGGGGGAAAGCTGGATACCAAACCAAGAAGATCAATAATGTATATTTTTTCGAATTCACGCCCGACATATTGGCTGTTCAAAAGGACAGTCCCATTAAGACACTGAAAGACTTTATCGAGTATGCCAAAAAGCGTCCTAAACTCTCCATCGGTGGTAGCGGACAGCCTTCTGCGAACAGCCTTGGTGCTGAAAGGTTTGCACAGGTTACTAATCTCAAGCTCACATATATTTCCTTTACGGGATCTGGAGCTGCTGTTCCCGCCCTGTTGGGTGGCCATGTGGAGGCTCTGATGACCTACACGAGCATGGCAGCGCAGTATCCGGATAAGATACGAGCCATAGCTATAGCCGCTGAAAAAAGAGTCAAGGCACTACCCGATGTGCCAACATTCAAGGAATTAGGTTATGATTATATCGAAGGAGCGTATCGGGGCGTAGCCGTTCCTCCTGGAACCCCAAAAAATGTGCGAGATGTACTTGAGAAAGCATTCGAGAAAGTCAATTATGATCCCGTTGTGATTAAAAAAATGGAGGATCTGGGTTTCATTATGGAATATTATGGTGAGGCCAAGTCCAAGAAGCTGGTTGAAAAACTGAGCGTATACTACGAGCAACTTTTAAAAGATTTGGGTTTACTGAAAAAATAA
- a CDS encoding deoxyribodipyrimidine photo-lyase, with the protein MNQKRVRLLKGNRLKSGPIVYWMSRDQRANDNWALIFSQEIALKHGKPLVVVFCLLPKFLDATLRQYCFMLKGLLEVENRLRQKNIAFYLLTGDPEKEIPRFTKKYRTAAMITDFDPLRIKKRWKESIAKNISLPFYEVDAHNIVPCWIASKKQEYGAYTFRPKIKKALPEFLERFPRLKKHPFSWEEKTGKADWDRVMNTLKVDISVPEVSWIQPGEKAALKMLHPFLKDKLAKYNERRNDPNLDAPSNLSPYLHFGHISAQRVALEVQKTDVMNSSKEAFLEELIVRRELSDNFCFYNTHYDSFLGFPDWAKKTLNEHKKNKREYQYSLSQFEGAQTHDELWNAAQMQMVKTGKMHGYMRMYWCKKILEWTKTPEEAFNFAIYLNDKYELDGRDPNGYVGIAWSIGGVHDRAWKERDVFGKIRYMSYSGCKSKFKIEEYISSHK; encoded by the coding sequence GTGAATCAGAAGCGAGTTCGGTTACTTAAAGGAAATAGGTTAAAATCTGGTCCAATCGTCTACTGGATGAGTCGTGACCAAAGGGCAAATGATAACTGGGCACTCATATTTAGCCAGGAGATCGCTTTAAAGCACGGAAAACCTCTCGTTGTGGTCTTTTGCCTGTTACCAAAGTTTCTTGATGCCACTTTGAGGCAATATTGTTTTATGCTGAAGGGGCTTTTGGAGGTTGAAAATCGTCTCAGACAAAAAAATATTGCATTCTATCTCTTAACTGGCGACCCGGAAAAGGAGATACCAAGATTCACTAAAAAATATAGAACAGCAGCTATGATTACAGATTTTGATCCTTTAAGGATTAAAAAGCGCTGGAAAGAATCGATAGCCAAAAATATATCCCTCCCTTTTTATGAAGTAGATGCTCATAATATCGTTCCCTGCTGGATCGCTTCAAAAAAGCAGGAATACGGAGCATATACTTTTAGACCAAAGATCAAAAAGGCATTGCCTGAATTTCTAGAAAGGTTCCCCCGTCTTAAAAAACATCCCTTTTCTTGGGAAGAAAAAACTGGGAAGGCAGATTGGGATCGTGTGATGAATACTCTCAAAGTAGATATATCTGTACCAGAGGTTTCGTGGATCCAACCAGGCGAGAAGGCAGCGCTCAAAATGTTGCATCCTTTTCTTAAAGATAAACTGGCCAAATATAATGAGAGGAGAAATGATCCTAATTTAGATGCCCCATCTAATCTCTCACCCTATCTTCATTTTGGGCATATTTCAGCACAGAGAGTTGCGTTAGAAGTCCAAAAAACTGATGTGATGAATAGCTCAAAAGAGGCCTTTTTAGAAGAGCTCATTGTGAGGCGTGAGCTTTCAGATAATTTTTGTTTTTACAATACACATTATGATTCTTTTTTGGGTTTTCCTGATTGGGCAAAGAAAACCCTTAATGAGCACAAGAAAAACAAGAGGGAATATCAGTATTCACTTTCTCAGTTCGAGGGAGCTCAAACCCATGATGAGTTATGGAACGCTGCCCAGATGCAAATGGTAAAAACCGGCAAAATGCATGGTTATATGAGAATGTATTGGTGTAAAAAGATATTGGAGTGGACCAAAACTCCGGAAGAAGCTTTCAATTTTGCTATTTATCTTAATGATAAGTATGAGCTTGACGGGAGGGACCCCAATGGTTATGTGGGAATTGCATGGAGCATAGGGGGAGTACACGATAGAGCCTGGAAAGAACGCGACGTGTTTGGTAAAATTAGATATATGAGTTATAGTGGATGCAAATCAAAATTTAAAATAGAGGAATATATCTCTTCTCATAAGTGA